TTCCTCATCGTCGTTCCGCTCCACCGTGTCATCGTCGATGGTGTCGTCATCGGTGGTGTCGTCGTCGGTGGTGTCGTCGTCGGTGGTGTCGTCGTCGGTGGTGTCGTCGTCGGTGGTGTCGTCGTCGGTGGTGTCGTCGTCGGTCGTGTCATCGTTATCGTCGTCATCATCGTCATCGTCGCCGGTCCCGTCGGGCCAGGCAACGATCTCGATGTCGTCGATGCCCCAGGAGTCGCCGAACAACACGTTCGCGTCGTAGTGGAAACGTATCTGCAGATCACCGACGTTTTCGGTTTCAGCCGGCATGACCAGCACTTCGTCGCCGCTTGCATCTTCCCAGTAGCGTACGAGCTGGACCCACGACGCGCCGCCGTCGATCGTGTAATGGACTTCGGCCTTCTCCCACATCGGCAGGCTGTCCATGTCGAAGTCGTGGGAGTAGCGCAATTCCAGGTCCATGTAGTGCCGCGTGTCGATCACCGGCGAAATGAGGAACTCGTTCATGCTGCCGAACATGCAGTCGGAGCAATCGGCGATAATGTATTGATTGTCGAAGTAGGGGCTGAATCCCGCCGTCTCGATGCGCCACGTGCCCGAGCAACCCTCGTTGATGATTTCCCAATCGGCGAACACATCACCGGCTTCCCAATCTTCCGACAGGAGACGGTTGGGGCCAAAAGGCGTCGCGGAAAGCTCGACCAGGTTGTCTTCCTCGTTGCCCAGCACATCGACGGCGCGTACGACGTAGTAATACGTGTTGTTGTTTTGCGCGCCTTCATCGATGAAGGGCGACGCGCTGGCTACCACGTGCGGCACGCTCCAGTTATAGCCGCCGGAAGTCTCGGCGCGGTACACGTTGTAAACGATCGCGTTGTCGTCGGTCGCCGGATCCCAGGTCAGTTCGACTTGGTAGTCGCCGGCGGTGGCGCCGGTCAGACCTGCGAACACCGGCGGCTGACAATCGGTGACGACTTCCGCCGTCTTCACGACATTGAAATTGCCGTTGCCGTCGTCGGCGTCAATGTACGTGGCTGTCACCGTGTCGCCGTGATGCACGTAGAGGTAGCCCGGTGTGTTGATCGTGGCCGTCGGGAGGGTACCTTCGTACACGCCCGCGCTATCGGTAAGGTCCAGCGTGAACGGCATGCCGCTCGGTGAACTCGTGCTGGCAACATTAATCGAAATGCTGGGGTCCACCAGGTCTTCATCGAGTACGCGAATGACGATTTCGTCACTGCAACTGTAATCGCGCTCCGGCGTGATGCGGACTTTACCATCCGAATTGACCATCGTGACCATCAGGTACGCGTGCGCCTCGACCACGTCGATCCGGCCCATGCCGAACGTGTTGTCCTCACCCGGATCGCCCAAGTCGACCGCCGTCATGTACAGCGCTTCCTTGATCTGATCCGGCGTCGCGTCGGGGAAGGCTTGGCGAAGCAGCAACACCGTGCCCGCCACGTGCGGCGTGGCCATCGAGGTGCCGCTCATCGTGGCGTACGTGTTGCCCGGCTGCGAGCTGCGTACGTCGACGCCCACGGCGGAAACTTCCGGTTTGATCGTCGAGCCGTCGCAATCGGAGGGACCGCGACTGGAGAAGCTCGCGGCGCTCACACCGTCTTGGTTCAGCGCGGCAATGGAAAACACGTTGTAATCCGACGCGATCCGGTTGCCGGGCGAACGCAGCGACTGGCTGCCGGGGCCTTCGTTGCCCGCGGCGAACACGACCACGACCCCCGCGGCTTCGGCGGCGTCGATCGAGGCGTTGAAGTCGTCAAGACAGGAACCGTAGTACCCGGGGTGCAGGCCCCAGGAATTGTTGACGACGTCGGGAACGTCTTCGATGGTTCCGGGGTTGCCGTCGGGATCGGCCATCCATTGGAACCCGGCCACGGCGTCGGAGAAAATGTCGCCGCCGGTATCAATCGTTTTCGCGCCGATCCACTTGGCGCCCGGCGCGACACCAATCTGGTTGTCGCCGCCGTCATCACCGATCATCGTGCCCAAGGTGTGCGTGCCGTGCGTATTCCAACCCGACTCCGTCGGGAAAGTTTCATGTTCGAGCGGATCAAACCAAGCGTGGCCGGGGTCGACGCCCGGGTCCAAGCCCCGCCACCGGTCCGCGAAGGCCGGGTGCGATCCGTCAGCGCCCGTATCTTGGTCGCAGGCCAGGGCGCCGGTACCGTCGATGCCCAGGGCCCACAATTCGGGGGCGCGTGTGTTGACGACGCCGTTTTCGATGCCCTTGCCGGTGGTGGCCGGTTGCGGGTCGCCGGTGGCGACCGGCTCGATCAGTCCGATCGGGTAATCAAGGTACACCGACAACACGTCCGGATGCTTAGCCAGTTGCGGCAAGTAGGACGGTTTGATCGTCAGCGCCACGGAATTGGAAATCCAGAAGGGCTTGATGTGGTTAATCACGCGCTGCTGTTTAGCGGTGCGAAGTTCGGCCAGGAACATTTCCTGGCTTTCGGCCGCTAAATCTTGCAAGCGGGTAATCACTTCATAGTGCCGTAACGCCCGTCCGGCGCCGATGGCGTCCATCTCGGCGTCAAGAGCTCGCAGATTCACCTGATCTTTCAACGTAACGTAGACGTTCACCCACTCTTGTTGCCCGACCTCGGCAATCTCTTGCTCGAGTCCCGGGTCGACCCACGCGGCTTGCGCCACGCCGGCCAGGAGCAGCACCAACGTTGTGCTTAGAACGATAATGAAACGGTACATGGTATTCCTCTCACTTCCTCCAAGTCCCGCAGCGAAAGTGCACAGGACCTCAAGAGACCTCAAAACCGACGAACAAATATAGCTGAATTGTCCCGGCGGCGCAATTTGTCGATTGCGGCCGAAAGAAGGGCCGGCGAACTAGTCCGCGGCGGGGAAATACCCGAGGATTTTCGCCGTCGCCAACGTGTTGGCGGAGATTTCGTCCTCGATTTCCGCCAGTTCCGGCGTATTGCCGGGATCGGGCATCGTTTCGCTAAGCGCATGCAGCGTAAATTCATAGCGATGCCGACTCGGCGGGCAGGGGCCGTCGTAACGCGGGTTGCCGCAGTAACTCGCCGTATGCCATGAGCCCGCCGGCTTGTTGGCGTTGGTCACGCCCTCATCCAGCGATGTCGTATCGGCCGGAAAATTGACCAACCCCCAGTGCACGACGATACCCTCCGGACCGTCCAAATCGCGGCATGTGATGGCGAAAGCGGCCGTTTCTTCAGGCGCATTCGACCATGAGAACGCCGGCGAGAGGTTTTCCCCGTCTTGGTTCGTGCAAACGTGCTTGACGGGAATATCTCCGTCGTCGCCAAACGCGGTGGAAGTCAGCGCAAAGGCGTTGGGCACGTCGTCATTGTCGTTGTCATCGTCGTCGTCGGCTGCGTCATCGTCATCATCGCCCGAGGAACAAGCCATGAAGGCCAAAACGGAAACGAGTAACAGGGCTAACGTTAGTCCCCAATAGGAACTGCGACTTGGGCGTCTCATGTCCATCCCCCTTCGACACAAATGGAACACAGGCTTGATGTATGTCCCAAGGATAACCATTTGGCCACCGGTCTCAAGGGGAAAACGAAGAATCAAAACCATGATAATTTACTTGATATAATAATATACAAGTAGTCGATATAAATAGAGCAATCGTCATGGAAAATAGTTGTGCGCGATGGTGGTGTTGCCATTCTGCTGCGGTTGCGGCAAGGTTCCACGCACACGATAAAAAATCCGGGCCCCCAGGGTCGGCACAATCGCAAGACGCGTAGAGGAATTCAATATGAGCACTTATTTGATCACCGGTACGACTTCGGGTCTCGGCGAGTCGATGGCGCGGAAGTTGTGCCAAGCGAAGCACACGGTGTACGGCGTCGCTCGGCGAGCCGAGAAACTCGCCGCGTTTTCCGAAATGTTTCCCGATTACTTTCGCGCCTTCCCGGGTGACGTATGCGATGCGGCGCGCGCGCGCGAAATATGCGAACAACTGCCGAACCTGCCCGATATTGCCATCCTCAACGCCGGAATCGGCGAGTTTGACGCCCCGGACGGGCCCTCGACCGAACAGCATCGGCGAATATTCGACACGAATTACTTCGGCGTGTTGAACTTCGTCGAGCCCTTGTTCAAAGCCATGGCCGCGCGGGGACACGGGAAACTCGTGGTCATTTCGAGCCTGGGAGCGTTTCGCGCCTTGCCGCGGGCCGGCGTTTACGGGGCGAGCAAGGCGGCGCTGACCTCGGCCATTGAGTCGATGCGTTTGACCTACGGAAAGAAGGGCGTCGAGTTCGTCCTCGTGCACCCGGGCTTTGTGGCCACGCCGATGAACAAAGGGGCGAAGGACAAGCTGCCGTTCATTTTGGAGACCGACCACGCGGCGCGCGAGATTCTCGACGGCGTTCACCAGGGCAAGCTGACGATCAATTTTCCTCTTCCCATTCGGCTGGCGATGACTGTGGCGCAACTCGTGCCGCCCGGCCTATACCGCCGGCTCATCAAATAAACTGGGGCGTTACGCAGACCGGGTGACAGCGGTTTAGCCCATGGCATACAATCGCCCGCAACACATGAACACCGAGCACACCGAACAAGACCGCCGATCCGACGAGGCGGCAGGGCGGATCGCGGCGGCGCTGGAGAAGCGTCGGCGGACGATCTTCCTAGCCGTCACGGCCTTGTTGGCGCTCGTGGCGGGCGCGCTGCTGCTTGTTCGCAACACCTTGCCGTACACCAACAACGCGCTCTTGCTGCGTGGCGACGGCTTTTCCGAGCGTAACGTCTTCATCGCTGCTGCCGAGTGGGATCGCGGCCCCGGCATCGTCTCGTCCGGATTCCTGCCGATGTACCGCTGGCACACAAATCAATCGTCCGAGGCGCGGGACCTGTTCTTCAAGCCGTTTACTTACACGCATTATCCGCCGCTTTGCGAACTGACCTATGCGCTGCTCGGACGCCTCGGCGTGCAAACCGTACACGGATTGCGGCTCTTTCCGATCCTGCTCGCCGTGTTGGGTTTGTTTGCCTTCGCCTGGGCGCTTCGCATGCTTTACGGCGAACTATTCGCCATCGTCGGCGTCGCGTGCCTGATTCTGCATCCGCTGTTCTGGGACGGTGCCGACGGCTTGCACGAGTTCGGCTTTCACGTGCCGCAGCAAGCCTTGTTGTGGTTGGGGCTGGCCATGATAGTGCGCGGGCGCGAACGCCTCGGCGCGGTGATCGCGTTCGCGGCGGCGTTCTGGCAAGGGACCTACGCGTTCGAATACCAACTGCTGACCCTGGGCGTCATCGCCGGATTCTATTTCCTACACGAACGACGCAGCGCGTGGCCTTGGTTCTTGCTCGTGGCGGCCGCCGGACCGTTGGCGTTCGTGCTGCACTTCGCCCAAAACGTGTGGCACTTCGGTTCGTTGACCGACGCTTTGAACGACCTATTCGGCGCGGCGGCGTATCGCATGGCCAATACCGGCGGCAAGGCGGGCGAGCTTCCGCAGATGGGATACCTGACCTACCTGATTGAAGCCTACGGGCGGTACCGCGGCTACCTCGGCGGCGCGTTCGCCCTGCCGGTGGTCGCGGCTGCGGCGACGCTGGCGCTCTGGCGAAAACGGCCGCGCGGCGTCTTGCCGTGGTTCGCCTGCCTGGTGATCGGCAGTTTGGCGTGGTTCCTGGTGATGCGCCAGATTTCCTATATGCAATTCCGGTTGATGGGCCGCGTGCTGTATTTCCTCATGGCGATGTCGATGACCGTCGTGACCTACGCCGTGTTGCGCGGCGTGGCCCAAACGGCGCTGGCCGGAAAACGCCCCGGCGTGTATCTGTTGGCGCTTGCCGTGCTCGCCGGTTGGATGTGGCACGGGCACGTGGGATACCTGCGGGCGTACGTCGGCTTAGAGCAGGAACTCGCTTATTATCAGCCCGCGGAAGCTGTCGCCGACCAAACCCCGAACCTATGGCATGTCTGGAACAGCCCGGGCATGAGCTGCTCGCTTCCCGGGTTAGCGCACGGCAAGCGACCGCCGCGCTACACCTGCCGCACCGTGAAATGCGCGCCCGATAACGCGGCTTGTCGCGCCACGCAGCAGCACATTCGTCTCGCATTCGCCGAATCGACGCTCCTGAAAGGCGCGTACGTGAAACTCACCGCGCGCAAGGGACCGCCGCCGCAATTGAGCCTGTTGCAGGTCGACGAGGAAACACGAACGAAACAACAGCTGCTGGCCCATGCGGACGGCCCGATCAAGGGCGGCGTGTACTCGTTGCAATTCGCCTACCCCGTGGCGGCGCGGTTGTTCGAACTGGAGATCGAACGCGCCGAGGACGCGGAATTCCGCATCGACTACCTTGTGTTGAACTAACCCTTTTTTTCGAACAAGACGAGCATTTCGCCCACGTTGAAGGGGAAGGCGAGGCCGCGCAGCCCCGGCGGCAGGAGTTTGCGCAATCCGCTGATGAGCCCGCCGCCGAAAATGTGGCCGAACAGTTCGGCGTGCCGCATCAGCATCTCCGGCGTGACGTGTTTCCACGCAAAACGCCGCCGAATCACGCGCAAGCTGTGCGTTTCGAAAAGAATCGCCAGGGATAGCGGTGTGTGCAGCAGCACGTGTTCCGGAAAGGTGTGGAACCAGTGCGGGCCCAGGCAGCGCGCCGAAAGCGACGCCACGTTCGGCGTGACGACGAGCAAGCGCCCGCCGGGAACGAGTAGGTCCGCCAGACGCGCCGCGAACGGATGCGGCTCGGGCACATGCTCGATCATGTCGAATAGGCAGGCGGCGTCAAAGGAACCGGGCGGCAAATCCACTTCTTCGAGACGAGCGGCGCGAAAGTCCCCATCGGGAAAACGCCGGCGCGCACGATCCACGGCCTGCGCCGATACATCCACACCGGTCGCATCGAATCCGAGATCCAGCGCCGCACCCACGGCGTCGCCGGTGCCGCAACCCACTTCCAGCAACCGCGACGCGCCGCGTGTCGCCGGTGCGGGCAGGTGGGAAAGGAATCGCGCAAAAGATCGGCGCTTGGCCACCGCGATGCCCGGGTCTTCCTCGCCGTGGCCCCGTTCGCGGTGGTAGTCGTCGTTGTAGTACGCGGTCCAGAAATCGGCGTCGAAATCGCCCGCCGCGAATACGGCGCCGCAACGACGGCAGCCGCGAAAAGGCACGCGGGCGACATGCCAGCGGTGCTCGAGGCGACGGTCGCCGCACACCGGGCAGGCTGGGCTCATGCGTCGGCCTCCGCCAACCGGCGGCGCACTTCGTCGCGCACTTGATCCAGCGTGATGGTCGGGACACAGGGGAATTCGTGGTTGCAGAAATACCCGGCGTCGGTCATCGGCACGTACATGCACGGGCTGCACGGATACCCGGAATACAAGTACGTGTGACGAGGCGCCGCGCCGCCGAACATCAAGGGATCGCCCGGCCCCCAGAGCGAGACACTGGGACAATCGGCGAGCACGGCCAGGATCATCGGCCCGGAATCGTTCGTGATAAAAAGCCGCAGCCGGCACAGCAGCGCGATGAATTCGAACAACGATAATTCACCGGCGGCATTGACGACGGCTCGTTGCGATGCGGGCTGCAGGCGATCGAAGCATTCGGCGACGAAATCGCGCTCGCCGGGCGCGCCGGTCAGGCACACGAAACAGCCGTCGGCGGCCAAATCGTCGACCAGTTCCGCGAAGCGCTCCACCGGCCAGCGTCGTCCGAGGGCGAGGTCGCTGGCGTTGACGTTGACGCCAACCAGCGTCCGCTTGCCGTCCCAACCGAAGTCTCGCAGTTTTTGGTCGACGGCGGCCAAATGCTCATCGGTCGGCTTGACGGAAACCGGCATTTCCTCCGATGACTCCGCGCCGGCGACTTTGGCGACCAGGCCGTAGATTCCCCGCACGTGCTTGGCGATATTGAAGAAGCTGTGATCGGTATAGATGTGCCGCCGCCAGAAACCGTACCCGTAAAAGCCGATGCGCTGGGGGGCGCGTGTCAACGCGGTGTGAATCGTCGTGTATTTCGAAAAGAACTCCAGGTCGATCACCACGTCATAGGGCCGGCGCAGGTGCCGCAAAAACGTGCCGAGCGTCTGGATCACAAACGACAGGGGGCGGTTGCGATCGATGCCTTCCACTGCGTCGAACACGCCGAGAAAACGGGCGAATGATTGGTTCTCCGCAAAGGTCAACAGCGTCAGGTGAACCTCTGGGAACTCACGTTTGAGATCCCGCGCGATCACCGTCGAATAGCCGATGCTGCCCATGCCGAAAAACTTGATCAGCAACACGCGTCGCGGCGGGCGCGGCGGTCGGGGACGGCCGAATATCAGGTTGCGCAGGCCGTAAAGAAACGACAGCAGCACGCACAACGGCAGGCCCACGAGGTGATCGATCTTCTTGACGGTTGCGTAGGACGACGCCATCCATCATGCCTTGTCGAAAGGGGTGAAACGCCAGAATACGGCAACCGGATCGGAAGTCAACGTAGACGAGGATTTCGCGGCGGGCCTTTAAAAGCAGTGCGGGTTCCCAAGAGGGAACCCGCGTCAGGTGAGGATAGGATGAGGCCTAGTTGAGGAGAGGGAGGTCTCCTCGGATGGGAGGTTGAAAGGGAGGCAACGTTTGTTACCGTTAATTGGCCTCCGTCTGTTCCCTATTGATTGGTCGCGGCGCAGCGTCGGGCCTTACATTAAAAAACAGTGGGAATGGTTACTGATAGGCGGTATCAATTGGCTTGCACATGTCGGGCAAGCCCTTACCATACATTGCGGTAAAGAGGGTTTTGTGCGATCCTCACCCGTTCGCCGGGCGCGGCGTAGACCGGAAAGGTTCGGTGCCGCGAGCGTCCGAAAGGAGCATCAAGAGTGAAAAAGCATACGGCTTTGTTGGTCGTTACCTTTGTTTTGGTCGGTGCCGTCGCCTGGGCGGCCGATTTTCAAGGCGACGAGGAATTTCTGCAAATCTACACCCACGATGTATACGACCGCGCGGCCGTGTCGCAGTTGGGCGTGGCAATTGACACCGTCGACCTCGAGGCCGGCTGGGTTCGCGCTTGGTTGCCGCAGAAAAAAATCGCGCGCCTGACAGAAATGGGCTTCGCGTTTGACCGCCTCGAACTCGCCGAGGCCATGCCTTCGGGTTACGAGGATTACCACGACTACGCCGAGCAGATTGATTTCCTGCAGCAACTGGCCAACGGCGCGCCCGAAATCACCGATTTCTACACCATCGGCTCGTCCTTGGAAGAGCGCTTCCTGTGGTGCCTGAAGATCAGCGATAACCCGCTGGTCGACGAAATGGATGAGGCGGCAATGGTGATCGTGGCGAATCATCACGCGCGGGAGATTCTTTCGGGTGAGCCGCTGCTGTATGCGGCGCAGCAGCTTGTCGAAGGCTACGGCGTGGACGAGCAGTTGACCTTCTGGATCGACAACCGCGAAATATTCCTTTGCCCGAACGTGAA
This genomic stretch from Candidatus Lernaella stagnicola harbors:
- a CDS encoding SDR family NAD(P)-dependent oxidoreductase, with product MSTYLITGTTSGLGESMARKLCQAKHTVYGVARRAEKLAAFSEMFPDYFRAFPGDVCDAARAREICEQLPNLPDIAILNAGIGEFDAPDGPSTEQHRRIFDTNYFGVLNFVEPLFKAMAARGHGKLVVISSLGAFRALPRAGVYGASKAALTSAIESMRLTYGKKGVEFVLVHPGFVATPMNKGAKDKLPFILETDHAAREILDGVHQGKLTINFPLPIRLAMTVAQLVPPGLYRRLIK
- a CDS encoding class I SAM-dependent methyltransferase, translated to MSPACPVCGDRRLEHRWHVARVPFRGCRRCGAVFAAGDFDADFWTAYYNDDYHRERGHGEEDPGIAVAKRRSFARFLSHLPAPATRGASRLLEVGCGTGDAVGAALDLGFDATGVDVSAQAVDRARRRFPDGDFRAARLEEVDLPPGSFDAACLFDMIEHVPEPHPFAARLADLLVPGGRLLVVTPNVASLSARCLGPHWFHTFPEHVLLHTPLSLAILFETHSLRVIRRRFAWKHVTPEMLMRHAELFGHIFGGGLISGLRKLLPPGLRGLAFPFNVGEMLVLFEKKG
- a CDS encoding S8 family serine peptidase, with the translated sequence MYRFIIVLSTTLVLLLAGVAQAAWVDPGLEQEIAEVGQQEWVNVYVTLKDQVNLRALDAEMDAIGAGRALRHYEVITRLQDLAAESQEMFLAELRTAKQQRVINHIKPFWISNSVALTIKPSYLPQLAKHPDVLSVYLDYPIGLIEPVATGDPQPATTGKGIENGVVNTRAPELWALGIDGTGALACDQDTGADGSHPAFADRWRGLDPGVDPGHAWFDPLEHETFPTESGWNTHGTHTLGTMIGDDGGDNQIGVAPGAKWIGAKTIDTGGDIFSDAVAGFQWMADPDGNPGTIEDVPDVVNNSWGLHPGYYGSCLDDFNASIDAAEAAGVVVVFAAGNEGPGSQSLRSPGNRIASDYNVFSIAALNQDGVSAASFSSRGPSDCDGSTIKPEVSAVGVDVRSSQPGNTYATMSGTSMATPHVAGTVLLLRQAFPDATPDQIKEALYMTAVDLGDPGEDNTFGMGRIDVVEAHAYLMVTMVNSDGKVRITPERDYSCSDEIVIRVLDEDLVDPSISINVASTSSPSGMPFTLDLTDSAGVYEGTLPTATINTPGYLYVHHGDTVTATYIDADDGNGNFNVVKTAEVVTDCQPPVFAGLTGATAGDYQVELTWDPATDDNAIVYNVYRAETSGGYNWSVPHVVASASPFIDEGAQNNNTYYYVVRAVDVLGNEEDNLVELSATPFGPNRLLSEDWEAGDVFADWEIINEGCSGTWRIETAGFSPYFDNQYIIADCSDCMFGSMNEFLISPVIDTRHYMDLELRYSHDFDMDSLPMWEKAEVHYTIDGGASWVQLVRYWEDASGDEVLVMPAETENVGDLQIRFHYDANVLFGDSWGIDDIEIVAWPDGTGDDDDDDDDNDDTTDDDTTDDDTTDDDTTDDDTTDDDTTDDDTTDDDTIDDDTVERNDDEE
- a CDS encoding glycosyltransferase family 9 protein, which gives rise to MASSYATVKKIDHLVGLPLCVLLSFLYGLRNLIFGRPRPPRPPRRVLLIKFFGMGSIGYSTVIARDLKREFPEVHLTLLTFAENQSFARFLGVFDAVEGIDRNRPLSFVIQTLGTFLRHLRRPYDVVIDLEFFSKYTTIHTALTRAPQRIGFYGYGFWRRHIYTDHSFFNIAKHVRGIYGLVAKVAGAESSEEMPVSVKPTDEHLAAVDQKLRDFGWDGKRTLVGVNVNASDLALGRRWPVERFAELVDDLAADGCFVCLTGAPGERDFVAECFDRLQPASQRAVVNAAGELSLFEFIALLCRLRLFITNDSGPMILAVLADCPSVSLWGPGDPLMFGGAAPRHTYLYSGYPCSPCMYVPMTDAGYFCNHEFPCVPTITLDQVRDEVRRRLAEADA
- a CDS encoding YbhB/YbcL family Raf kinase inhibitor-like protein, whose protein sequence is MRRPSRSSYWGLTLALLLVSVLAFMACSSGDDDDDAADDDDDNDNDDVPNAFALTSTAFGDDGDIPVKHVCTNQDGENLSPAFSWSNAPEETAAFAITCRDLDGPEGIVVHWGLVNFPADTTSLDEGVTNANKPAGSWHTASYCGNPRYDGPCPPSRHRYEFTLHALSETMPDPGNTPELAEIEDEISANTLATAKILGYFPAAD